The Cystobacter fuscus DSM 2262 genomic sequence GGCCTGGAAGGGTCTGCCCGGCGCGCTCCTGCCCCAGGCGGGGGAGTGGGCCACCAGCCTGAAGTGGACGGTGGGCTTCACCGCGGCCGCCTATGTCGCGCTGCTCGTGCCCGGCACGCAGACGCCCCGCTCCTCCTCGTCCTCGGAGTCCGTCGCCCAGGTGGCTCCGCTTCCGGGCTCCCTGGAGGCCTACCTCAAGAGCCTGTCCGCGCAGGAGCAGCAGGCCGTCTCCGACGCGCTCGCCCTCTACCGCCAGGCCACCCCCCTGCCGGCTCCCTCTCCCGCGCGCCGCCTGTATGGCACGACGAGCGCGCCGGTGAAGATGGTGGAGTGGACCGACAGCCGCTGCCCCCACTGCAAGGCCCTGGTGGAGACGCTCACCGTCATGAAGAAGCGCCTGCCCGAGGGCAAGTTGTCCCTCGAGGCCCGCCAGTACCCGCTCGACAGCGAGTGCAACTTCACCATGCCGCCCCAGGCCACCGATGGCTCCGGCATCCGCTGTGTCGCCGCCAAGGGGCAGATCTGCATCGAGGACGCTCCGGACTACTGGGAGCTGCGCGAGAAGCTCTTCGCCGCTCAGCGCTCGCTCACCAGCCGCGACGCGGTGCTGCAGGTGCTCTCCTCGGGCTCCATGTCCCGCATGCAACTGGATGCGTGCGTCGCCCGGCAGGACACCGAGCGCAAGCTGCGCGACGACATCGCCTACGCCAGGCAGCATGACATTCACGGCACGCCCCTGGTGGTCATCAATGGCCGCGAGGCGCGCGCGTTCCCGGCGTTCCTCTACGCCCTCATCCTGGCGGACGGCAACCCGGACGCGAGCGCCTTCGGCGCGCTGCCCACGCCCCGCGCCTTCCAGGCCCACCAGGCGCACTGAGCGGACGTCATGGGCAAGCGCGACAAGAAGCCCGAGGCGCCTGCCCCCGCGGCGCCCTTCCACAACCCCTTCGCCTCGCTCGCGCTCAACCGCGAGGCGCTGCCCGCCGGGCCCTCGCCCTCGCCCGTGAAGGACGAGCCGGCGCGGGGGCCCGCGCGCGCCGTGGTGCGCATGGAGCGCAAGGGCCGCGGCGGCAAGGAAGTGACGGTGGTGGAGCAGTTGGGGCTGCCCGAGGCCGAGCGCGAGAAGTGGCTCAAGGCGCTCAAGGGCGCGCTGGGCTGTGGCGGGGCGGTGGAGGAAGACACCCTGGTGCTCCAGGGGGATCAGCGCGAGCGGCTGCCCGCGCTGCTGGAAGCCCGCGGCGTGCGCCGCGTCACCGTCGGCTGAGCGCTACAGCGCGGCGATGACGGCGTCGGTGAAGTCGCGCGTGCTGGAGGTGCCGCCCAGGTCTCCGGTGCGCGCCTTGCCCTCGGAGTGCACGCGGGTGAGCGCGTTCTCGAAGCGGCGCGCGGCGTCCTTCATGTCCAACCAGTCGAGCATCATCACCGCCGACATCATCAGCGCGGTGGGGTTGGCCAGGCCCTTGCCCGCGATGTCCGGCGCCGTGCCGTGCACCGCCTCGAACATCGCCGTGCGCTCGCCGATGTTGGCCCCCGGCACCAGTCCCAGGCCTCCCACCAGCCCCGCGCACAAGTCACTGAGGATGTCCCCGTAGAGGTTCTCCATCACCAGCACGTCATAGCGGCTCGGATCCTTCACGAGCTGCATGCACATGTTGTCGACGATGACCTCCTCGTACTGGATCTCCGGGAACTCGCGGCCCACCTTGCGCGCGCAGTCGAGGAAGAGGCCATCCGACAGCTTCATGATGTTGGCCTTGTGCACCGCGGTGACCTTCTTGCGCCCGTTCTTGCGCGCGTGCTCGAAGGCGAAGCGCGCGATGCGGGTGGAGGCCTTCTCGGTGATGATCTTCAAGGACTCCACCACGCCCGGCACGATGATGTGCTCGAGGCCCGCGTAGAGGCTCTCCGTGTTCTCGCGCACCACCACCAGGTCCACGCCCTCGTAGCGCGTCTTCACGCCAGGCACGCTCTTGACGGGGCGCAGCGCGGAGTACAGGTCCAGGCGCTTGCGCAGCCCCACGTTGGCCGACGCCATGCCGCCGCCCACCACCGTGCCCGTGGGGCCCTTGAGCGCCACGCCGTTGCGCAGCACCGACTCCACCGTCGCGTCGGGCAGGTTGGTGCCGAACTTGGCGATGCACTCGGCCCCCGCGTCCCGGTGCTCGAACTCCAGGGGGACCTCGAGCGCCTGGAGGACCCGGAGGGTGGCCGCCATGACCTCGGGGCCGATACCGTCGCCATTGATGACCGTGACCGTACGCGGAGTCGCCATGGCGTTCGCTTCAACCACGCGAGCCGCGCTAATTCAAGGACGGAGGCGGAGGCGGAGGCGGGGGCGCAGCGGAGCGGCGGCCGCGGCGGCGGGGGGCGAGCGTGGCGTAGGGCCGGTAGAACGACTCCCACAGCGCGGCGCGTCGGCCCCGGGGCAGCGGGCGCAGCTCACCCATGGGCGCCCGGGTGAAGAAGGAGGATGCGAAGATATAGGTGAAGACGAGCACCACCAGCCCCACCACCACCGTCACCACCCCGCCCGGTACCGGGCCCACGCTCGCCCGCTGCATGAACTCGCCCACGTCCTTGGGGGCGTAGGGGTGGGTGTACACCTTGACGAACCAGGTGAGCGTCAACACGAGCAGGATGGGGCCGTAGGCGCGGTTGAGCCGCGTGGAGATGGCCGAGAAGAGCGAGAGCTGGATTTGTGGCCGCTCCACCAGGCTCACCAGCTCGCGGATGGCGTCCGGGTCCACCGGCTCGCGGCGCAAGAGCGGCACCCAGTAGCCGTTTTCCAACAGTCGCACCCGGCGGATCCACAAGTCGTAGTAGCGGTAGCGCCGCGCCTCGATGAGCAGGAACGTCAGCACCATCCACAGGCCCACCAGGAACACCACCGGCGAGGCCGAGGTGGTGAAGCCGAAGGAGATGACGGCCGCGGTGGTGGTGAGCGACCAGTTGGTGGTGTTGTCCAGTCGTGAGCGCCAGGTATCCGAGCGGCTGAGCTCGCCCCGGAAGAGCTGCGCCATGGCCGAGTCCGAGACGGGTGGGACCTCGAATTCGTTCTTGTCGCGATCATTACCGTCGTTCGCCATCCGCACCCTCCCAAGGGGGACCGTCGCATTTGCGGCTGGCCGGTCCCAGCTCCCATGCCCACCCTGTACGGGAGGAACCATGGTCATTCCCTTCCTCCAAGACACCCCACGGCCCGTGGACCCGGTGACGGCCCTGCTCGCCCTGCTGGAAGAGGAGGGTGAGCGCGTGGTGCGTCTGTGGGCCAAGCGCATCCGGGCCGAGACCCATGAGTTGGATGTGCCCGGCCGGGATTTGCGAGCCCCCTTGCGCCCGCTGGTGGACGAGCTCGTCCGCCTGCTCAGGGACCGGGGGAGGGACGCCCTCATCCTCTGGCCGGAGGTGGTGCGTTCGCACGGGGCACGGCGCTACGACCAGCGCTTCGACGCGGAGGACCTGGCGCGCGAGTTCAAGGCGCTGGGGGAAGTGCTGCTCTACGTGTACGCGCGGCGCAACCGCCAGCGGCTGGAGCCGGAGGTGGCCACCTTCATGGTGGAGCTGGTGGGCGAGGCGCACGCCTCGGCGCAGGCCTCCTTCACGCGGGTGCTCAAGACGGAGGAGGTGCGCTTTCGCGAGGCGGCGGTGATGGAGTCGGTGCTCAACCACGTGGAGGTGGGCATCCTGCTGGCCGAGCTGGATGGGACGGTGTCCTTCGCCACGCCGCCGGTCAGCCGCCTCATCGGCATGCCCATGCGCGCCGTGGTGGGCGCGCGCTCGCACACGTCGCTGGCGACGGTGCTCTCGCAGGTGAACGCGCGCCACCCGGACGGCACGCCCTTCAAGGTGGCCGACATGCCCTTCATGCGCGCGCTGCGCGAGCACGGGCCGGTGCGCGGCGTGCTCATGGTGGTGGAGCGGCCCGGTGGGGACGAGGCCACCCTGGAGCTGAGCGCCACGCCCCTGCGGCAGGAGGGCGACGAGCTCGCCGGCGTCATCCAGACCTTCACCGACCGCACCGAGGCGGCCAACCAGAACAAGGCGCTCTTGAGCGCCCATGACGAGCTGCGGCGGTTGCAGGACCGGCTGTTGCAGAGAACGCGCACGCAGGCCCTGGGGCAGCTGGCCAGTGGCGCGGCGCACGCGCTCAACAACCTGCTCAACGTGCTGCGCCTGCGCATCACCCTCTTGCGGCGCGAGTACAACCCCGAGCACCTGGACTCGCTGGACAGGACGGTGGGGCAGGTGGGGGAGCTGGTGGCGCGGCTGCAGGAGTTCAACGTGGAGCGCAGCGAGGAGCACCTGCACGACGTGCAGGTGGATGCCATGGTGCGCGAGGCGCTGGAGCTGGCGCGCGGGGAGCTGGAGCAGCGCGAGCACCCGGTGACGGTGGAGCTGCGCCTGGGCAGTCCCGGCGCGGTGCGGGCCGATCCAGGCTTCTTCCGCGAGCTGGTGGTGAACCTGCTCCTGGCCGAGCGCGAGCGGCTGGGGGATGGGGGCGGGCGCGTGGTCATCCAGACGCGCGCGGAGCCGGGGGGCCAGGGCATGCTGCGCGTGGAGGACGCGGGCACGCCCTACTCCGCCGGGGAGCTGACGCGCATGTTCGATCCGCTCAACCGCGACGTGGGCGCTCCCCAGTTGTCGTTGTTGCTCGCGGTGGCGCGCGAGCAGGTGCGGCGCTGGGGCGGGGAGCTGACGGTGGAGAACCTCGCCGGCCGTCCGGGCGCGGCCTTCGTCGTGCGCATGCCGCTGGTGCGCTCGGCCCAGGAGCGCGAGGAGGACGAGCGGCTCGCGGGGGACGGCTTTGGCATGGCGGGACCCCGGCGCTTCCAGCGCACGCGCCGGGTGCTGGTGGTGGACGACGATCCGGACAACGCGCGGATGATGGCGGAGCTGCTCAGCGAGGAGGGCTACGACGTGAAGGTGGCCCCGGGCGGCGAGGTGGCGCTCAAGATGTGGGACGAGCGGCTCTATGACGCGGCGCTCCTGGACGCGGTGATGCCGGACCTGTCCGGATGGGAGGTGGCGCGCGAGCTGCGCCAGCGCTCTCCCCATGCGCTGCTCGCCATCGTCACCGGCATGGACGTGCGCGGGCAGAATCGCGCCAACCTCGCCCTCGTGGACGCCGTGTTCCGCAAACCCATCGACGTGGGCGCCCTGGACGACTTCCTCGGGCAGTCCGACCTCTCCTCCTCCGGCTCCGCCTCGCCCTCTTTTCCGGGTTAATCCCTCTCTTCAGTTCTGGTTTGCAGGTGGGATGGATTTATGCAGCCAGATTGAGCTGGTCAATGATCAGACATGTTGGCGCCCATGGAGGGAAAGATGCGCGGGGGCTGTGGACGCCGAGGGGGGGAGCGGTGTGAAGTTGGGGCTCATGCACAGACACGATGAACAGGACCCATGGGTCGTGGCCCCGCCTGGCTCGGATGAGGATCTGGCGCGACGTCTGGCCATGGCGTCGCCCACGGATACCGCGCGGGGCATGTTCTTGCGCACCACGCTGGACGCGGTCCGCTGTCTGGGTGACGAGGAGGCGGTGCGCGACTGCCAGCGGGCCAGTGGCGAGGACAAGCTCGTCGACTTCTTCGCCTATCCGGTCAGCGCCAGCCTGCGCATGGTGTTCATCGCGGCGCGCATGCTGGAGGACCGCTGTGGAGGCATCGACGAGGCGCTGCGGGCCCTGGGCTACCGCGCCGCGGATGGCTTCCTGTGCTCGGCGGCGGGCATGGCGCTGCAACTGCTGGCCAATGGGGACGTGAAGAAGCTGGTGGACAACCTGCCGGCGACGTACCGGGCCTCGGTGAGCTTTGGCAGCCGCTCCATCGTGTGGACGGGCCCCACGCGCGGCCGGCTCATCATGCGCCGGGAGTTCATGCCCTACCCGTTCCTCGAGGGCGTGTTGATGGGGGTGCTGGACAAGGCGTGCGCGCGTGACGCCCAGGTGCGCGGCCACCAGCTCTCCACGCTGGAGAGCGAGTACGAGGTCTCCTGGCAGACGTGATAGGGCGTGGGGCATGTCCATGTCCCCCCTGCCTGCCCCCACCGCCGTCCTCTTCGACATGGACGGCACGCTCGTCGACAACATGCGCTTCCACGTCCAGGCCTGGGTCGCCCTGGCGCGCTCGCTCGGCCTCGATGAGGCCGGGGCGCCCGAGGAGCGCTTCGAGCGGGAGTTCGCTGGCAAGCGCAACGAGGAGATCCTCCCCGCGCTCCTGGGCCGCCCCATGGCCCCCGAGGAGGTGACGCGCCTGGCCGAACGGAAGGAAGCGCACTACCGCGAGCTGTACGGGCCGCACCTCACGCCCCTGCGCGGGGCCCTGGAACTGCTCGCCCGCTTGCGGCAGGCGGGGCGGGGGCTCGCGGTGGCCACGGCCGCGCCCGCGGCCAACCGGGACTTCGTGCTCGATGGGCTCGCGCTGCGCCCCTTCTTCTCGCGCGTCGTCGGCGCCGAGGACGTGAAGCGGGGCAAGCCCTCGCCGGACATCTTCCTCGCCACCGCCCGGGCGCTCGGCGTGGAGCCCTCCGGGTGCGTCGTCTTCGAGGACGCCTTCAACGGCATCCTCGCGGCGCGCGCGGCCGGCATGTTCGCCGTGGGTGTCACCACCCTCCTGCCGGAACAGACGCTGCGTGAGGCGGGCGCCCATTGGGTCATTCCTGACTTCGCCTCGCTGCCCGAGGAACTCGAGCGCTGGCTGCTGCACGCGCGCTGAGCCTCGACACCGCGCGCGCCCCCTCGCTGTGGCCGGATTGAAAGCTTTCAACGTTCCGGTAGGGGCCGGGTGATGACAGCGCAATCCCACAAGGGGAATGGAAAGACAGACAATGCCTATCCTTTTCCCTGGAAAAGGGAATAAGATGGCGCTGGCTGTTACCGACATCCCGGCGGGGATGCCCTACGCTAGGAATTGGTCGTTCGAACGGGTTGCCGCTCAGGGGGCACTCATGGCCGTGAATGACAGCGTGGGCCTTGGTGGGGCAAAGGCAGACATCTGGGAGCGAGAGCTGGCGCGGCGCGGCGGTCTGGTCGCGGAGCAGCACACGGTGCGTGGGATGTACTTCAATGGCACACTCGATGCGCTCCGCTCCCTGGGGCACGAGCCGCTGGTGAGACGTTGTGTGGAGGAGAGTGGCGAATCCCACTTCCTGGACTTCTTCAGCTACCCCGCGAGGTTGCACTACCGGATGGTCTCCACGGCGCTGCCGGCACTGGCACGGGAGTACGGGGGAGCGGAGGAGGGGCTGCGGCAACTGGGGCAGCAGGTGGCGCAACGGGTGTGGGGGCTCGGGGTGGGCAAGGTGATGCTGTCGTTGTCACCGCTCAGTCCCCGGCAGCTCCAGTCCGCGCTGCCCATGGCCTATCGCACGTCGGTGAGCTTCGGCGAGTACCAGGTGCGCTGGATGGGGCCGTGCAGCGGACGGCTGACGCTCAAGCAGGGCTTCATGCCCTATCCGTTCCACGAGGGCGTGGTGAAGACATCGTTGGGTTTGTGGGGGGGGCGCGCGGTACGTGTCAGTGGCAGGCAGACAGGTGGGCTCGACAGTGAATGCGACTTCTGGTGGCAGTGAGCGGCTCCTTCATGGGCGAGGGAGCACGGTGAGCCCCCCCCTCGAGTTTCCGGGACGCGAGGCCACGCTGTGGGCGCCACGGCTGGCCCAGGCGACCTCGGAGGACATGGCGCGTGGCTTGTTCTTCCAGGGGGCCCTGCGGGCCATCCGGGTCCTCGGCGACGAGGAGCTGGCGGCGCGGTGTGCCGCCGCGTGCGGACAGGCCTGGTTCTTCGACTTCTTCAACTACTCCATCCGGCTCTTCCTGGAGATGGTGTCCACGGCGCTGCCCCCGCTCATGGAGCGCCATGGCGAGGCGGAGTGCACCCTGTGGTTGATGGGGCATTGCGTGGCGACGGACTTCCTGGAGTCGGAGGCCGGCCGGGCCATGCAGGTGCTGGTGCGCGGCGAGGCGCGGCGGCTCGTCAATCACCTGCCGTCCACCTATCTGGTGTCGGTCAATGGCACGCGCTCGGTGGAGTGGTTGGGCCCCCAGCACTGCCGCTTCACCATGAAGCGCGACTTCGCGCCCGCGGCGTTCCACGAGGGCATGCTGGTGGCCATGTTGGAGCGGATGGATGCCCGCCGTGTCCACGTGGTGGGTGTGCAGACAGGCGTGCTGGACAGCGAGTACGACATCTCCTGGCGGTGAGTGTGGGGATGAGGTACCCCAGCGGTTGGATCCGGGCTTCGCGCCCCCCTTCGAATCCGAGGTCCGATTGATTGCTTCTCCTTTAGTCGAAGCCGGGTGGGTTCCCGATCTCTCGCGGCGGCTGGAACTCGTGCCGTCCTCGCACACCACGCGGGGGCTGTTCGTGCGCAGCTTCCAGGCGGCGGTCCTCGCGCTCGGCGAGGGGGACGCGGACGTGCTGGAGCGCTGCCGCCAGGTGTGGGCGCAGCACGACACGTACGTGGACTCCTTCCAGTACCCCTCCCGGCTGCAGCTCGAGGTACTGAGCGTGGCCCTCGAGCCCCTGGCCGCCCGGCATGGAGGCCCCGCCCAGGTCCTGCGGATGCTGGGGCGGCGGTGTGTGCGCGACTTCCTGGCGTCCCACGTCGGCCGGGCGCTGCTCGTGGCGGCGGGCAGTGACGCGAGGCGGCTGATGAACCATGCCCCCGAGGCCTATCGGATCGCCGTGAACGCCGGCGTGCACTCCCTGCGGTGGCTGGGGACCAATCGCTGTGTGTGGAGCATGCACCGCGACTTCATGCCCATGCCGTTCCAGGAAGGCGTCATCCTGGGCCTGTTCGAGGAGGCACGCATCCTGGGCGTGACGGTGTACGGCCGGCAACTGGATACGCTCGAGGGCGAGTACGACATCTCCTGGCGCTGAGCCGGGACGGCGCCGGAGGGCTAGACTCCTTTCGTGCTGACTGCCCTGGAGCGGATCCGTCGCAAGGTGGAGGCTGGCGAGCCCCTGGAGGAGCGGGAGTGGGAGGTGCTGCGCTCGGCGGCCCGGGACACCCCGGGGCCCACGCTGCGGCTCACCCTGGCGCATGCGTGGGTGAACGCGGGCGCCGAGCGCGAGGCCCTGCCTCTGCTCGAGTCCCTGCGGCGTGACTTCCCCCAGGACATTCAGGTGCGCCTGGGGTTGGCGCGGGCGCTGCTCGGGCTGGAGCGGATGGGCGAGGCGGAGACCGTGCTGCGCGACGTGCTCGCCCTCAACCCGGGAGATCCCGAGGCGCTCAAGGTGCTCGCGGTGCTCGCCCTGCGGCGGGGTGAGCACGGCCGCGCGCGGGCCTTCGTGGCGGAGGCGCTGGCGCGGGATCCCTTCGACGCGGAGGCGCGCCTGCTCAAGGAGGAGCTGGAGTCCGGTGAGCTTCCTCCACCCCCCGTGCCTCCGGCTCCGGCGTCGCGCGCGGAGTTCCTCGCCGCGCTGCTCGCCGCGCTGCACCGCGCGGGCGTGGCGTGCCGGCGGCAGGGCACGCACCTGCTGGTGAAGTTCGCCTCGGGAGGGGTGGGCCGGATGGACGTGGACTCGCTCCATGCCGCCTACCGCGAGAGCGCGCAGCCGCTGACGGAGCACGTGGCGGAGCTGGTGGCGCGGCTGCGGGGGTTGTCGGGGCCCGCGGGGGCGGAGGACGGGTGGGAGCGGCGGGTGCGCCCGGTGCTGCGGCCCGCGCGGTTCTCGGAGCGGGCGGTGGGCGCGCTGCACCGGCCCGCGGGCGCGGGGCTCGAGGTCTTCTATGTCCTGGAGGACGAGGCCTTCGTGCGCTACCTGCCCGAGACGTCGCTGGGGCCCGCCGGGCTCTCCGCGCCCGAGGTGGACGCGCTCGCCTGGAGCCACCTGGAGGCGAACCCCGCGCCGGTGCGCGCCGTGGTGCTGGAGGAGGGACGGGTGGTGCTCGTGGAGCGGGGCACCGGTGTCTGGGCGGTGGCGGGGGGCGATGGGTTGGATGGGGCCCGGCTGCTCACCGAGGCCCAGCGGCGGCGGCTCGTCGCGCACGTGGGCGAGGGGCCCTGGTGCGTGCACCTGGGCTGGCGCGAGTTCGCGCTGGTGTGCCGGGAGTCGGACGAGGCCTCGCGCGGCGCGCTCTCCCGGCTGGGCGCGGCCCCGGATGGAATCGAGGGCCTCTTCCGGCTCGCGGACGGGGGACTCGAGGTGCTCTGAGTCCCGCGGCGCGTGTCACCCCGCGCTGGCCTTGGGCGGCAGCACGTCGCTCAGCGCTTCAGTTGTTGGGAGAGAGCTCGCCCGCGAACCACGTGCCCGCGCCGATCCAGCTGTTGCCGTACCCGCTGTGACCCTGGTTGACGTAGAACTGGCGCTGGTACTCGGTGTCCTTCCAGCAGATGAAGAGCACGCACTTCTTCACGGTGCGGCTGCGGAACCGGTAGCCGTAGGCCAGCGGGTAGTGGGTCAGCCAGCCGGTGCCGATGATGGCGGGCACCTTCCGATCCTTGATGGAGTCACGCGCCCTCTCGCGCAGCCTCGTCGCGTGGTAACCAAGAACGTTGTAGTGGGTGGACACGGTCGCCCCCGAGCGATTCTTCAGGTAGCCGTTGGCCTCGTCCATGTTCCAGGGGGCGGTGGCACCATTGTCATTGAAGGGGTTGCAGAAGGTGTCGACGTGGTTGCGCAGCTCCCAGGTCATGTTGCGCACGCCGGTGTCCATGCTCGCGGGCGCCACCGCGTCGGCGTCGTAGCCGCCATTCGCGCGGTACATGCCCCAGCGCTTGGCCCAGGTCGGGTTGCCCAGGGACGCCTGGAGATCACCCCAGCCAAACAGCATCGACCAGGCCGTGGCGCCACAACCGCTGTAGCACCCGGAGGTGTTCGGCCCGGTGCCGGAGGACATCTGCCCGTAGAGGCGCTGATTCGCATGACTGCCGGCGAAGGAGGTGGACCAGGGACTCCAGGCTCCCAGCAGTCCCTGGTCCGCCCAGTGCAGGCTCTCGGAGCCGTCGGATTTCGAGGTGGACGCCTCCGGACTCACATCCTCGCGCGCCAGGACGACGAAGCGCACCGACTCGGCGGGGGCACCGGGGTAATAGATGTCCACGGTCAGCGGCAGCTCGACGCCGGGCTTGGCCGCGACCGCGGTCAGCACCAGCTTCTGGTTGCCCGCGGAGGTGGTGACGAGCTGGGCCCTGACGAACTGGGAGCCCTCCCCGCTGAGCCGGAACTCGGCCTGGGGATACAGCAACGCCAGCTCGGCGGTCCGGCCCTCGACGAGCCCCTCCCCCGAGTCCCGCGCCAGGGCATCCGTCGTCCACTCCTCCTCCGCCTGACGCTTCAGCGACTCCGCGATGGGGGCATAGGACTCACGGTAGCCCGCCTTGAGCTCCTGCCACGATCGCCAGCCGGTCAGCTCGAGGGGTTGGGTGGGAGTGCTCGGGCCATCGACGACCCGGCGGGCCACGGCCCTGGAGGCTTCGCGGTCATCGGCGATCGCCACCTCCGGCACCCACGAGACATCCGTTGGCGTGATGGGGCCCTCGAGCGCGGCCGGGTCCTGACCCACGATGCGGTGGGGCAAGCCGCCCATGTTCGCCAGCATCTCGCCCTCGAGTCCCTCGGCCACATAGGAGAGGGCGTCCACCTTGTAGAAGGTGGTGACCGCTTTGCCAGCCGTCCGGGTCAGGGTCTCGGTCGGCGACAGCCCCTCGAAGCTCCAGTGGGCGATGGGATAGTCGTGGGAGCCCGTCGACACGATGATGAAGCCCATGGACCGATCCCGGACGAGCACGCGGAACTCGTAGTAGGCCACGCCCAGGACATCTGGCCGGTACAGGGGCTGCACATCGGGAGCCAGGAGGGCGCTCCCCCAGGTCGGTGCGCTCTCGGTCCCCCGCATGTCCTCGAGGAGCTGCGCCGCCAGGCGATAGGACTCCCGCGGCACCCGCGTGATCGGCAGGGCCTGTCTGCTCATCAAGAGCTGCTCGGCCCGCGGCTCGGGGCGTTGTGGCACGTCGGCCGCGAGGTCCGTCTGGGGATCCCCCACCCCACAGCCAGCCAGGGTGAGTGCGAAAACGGCGGTCCAGGAGTTCTTTTTCTTCATCACGAGTCGTCTCTCCGTGAGCCTTCAGGCTCATTCAACTTCCTCGCGCTCATCCGTTTGCCGGGGCGCTTGTGAAGGAAACGAAGCCTGGAGGAGATCTTCCCGCTGGGTATTTCCCGGTCTTTTTTTGGAGCCCCTCCGCAATGGGGACCTGGGATAGGCTGTGTCGGCAACTTCACCAGGAGCATGCATGCGCAATGGAATGAAGCAGCTCGGTATGAGTCTCGGCCTCTTCTTGTCTCTGGGGACCTCGTCGGCGGCCCTGGCCTATCCCCCGCAGTGTATGGATGTTTGTTCATGCAACAGCAGCTGTGCCGCGCCTTGCTATCAGGGCACCTTCCGAAGCAGCTGTGCGGATGAGATCTGCGTGGACTACTGCCGGCCCAGCGTCATCCAGGCCTCGGTCTCCCAGGCCTCCTCCACCCAGGAGGCCCAGGACACCCAGGAGCCGCGGGACGCTTCCCAGGATGTCTGCGATGAGCGGGCGCGGCAGGCCACTTCCTCGAAGAGCTGAGCCCACGCCTCCGTACTAGCCAGCGACGAAGGCCACCCCCGGGTGGTGTTGATTTCGCCCATGCTCAACAGGAGTTGCATGGGCATTCCCAGCCGCATGCGCATCAATTGGTCGAGCAGGTAGACATGCGGCTGGGACGTGGGGCTTCTTGAGTCATCTCGTCGACTCAGGGTGTCGTGACCATTTGCCAGGCGACTCCTTGTGGGGAATCAAGCCTGGACAGGTGATGGTAGACGTTGCGTGTGAGGGAGGGACGTGTGCACCTGCCTCGCGGCGCACGAGGGCCGGGGCCCGGGTCAGCTGGACCCGCCCGGCAGGAAGCTGTCGGGGAGGACGGTGTTCACCGCGCGGACCATCTCCGGCAATCGATCCCAATCGACGTCCCAGTCAGGCGCGTAACCATCCCTGCCCTGGGGCGGGGGGGGCGGGGGGACGGGCTCGGTGCCCCACGAGATGGGGGGGCCCGCATCCGCGGTCGCCACGTCCGTGGTCTGGCTCGGAAACGAGCCGTGGTAGCTGACCCCGGGAGGAGTGGTGATGAGGATGGCCTTCTGGCGGAGCATGTTCTCGGTGAAGGGGCCCAGCTCCGTCTGGAGCTGCCCATCGATCACGAAGACGTAGGCGCCGGTGGACATGTCCAGGCCGAAGG encodes the following:
- a CDS encoding thioredoxin domain-containing protein → MSKKANPPPPPPVRGAQVLLALGIAESALSLFQWSQLLTLRQGGATVCGVSERVNCEAVWNTPFAGAVHELLRMPVAALGLVWGLVAVALSALYLVWQRGARPVRPAVNGLRLTAAAGVAACAVFAAVSASTGVLCPTCLGTYVLTLAFAAVAWKGLPGALLPQAGEWATSLKWTVGFTAAAYVALLVPGTQTPRSSSSSESVAQVAPLPGSLEAYLKSLSAQEQQAVSDALALYRQATPLPAPSPARRLYGTTSAPVKMVEWTDSRCPHCKALVETLTVMKKRLPEGKLSLEARQYPLDSECNFTMPPQATDGSGIRCVAAKGQICIEDAPDYWELREKLFAAQRSLTSRDAVLQVLSSGSMSRMQLDACVARQDTERKLRDDIAYARQHDIHGTPLVVINGREARAFPAFLYALILADGNPDASAFGALPTPRAFQAHQAH
- a CDS encoding TIGR02265 family protein, whose amino-acid sequence is MHRHDEQDPWVVAPPGSDEDLARRLAMASPTDTARGMFLRTTLDAVRCLGDEEAVRDCQRASGEDKLVDFFAYPVSASLRMVFIAARMLEDRCGGIDEALRALGYRAADGFLCSAAGMALQLLANGDVKKLVDNLPATYRASVSFGSRSIVWTGPTRGRLIMRREFMPYPFLEGVLMGVLDKACARDAQVRGHQLSTLESEYEVSWQT
- a CDS encoding DUF2270 domain-containing protein → MANDGNDRDKNEFEVPPVSDSAMAQLFRGELSRSDTWRSRLDNTTNWSLTTTAAVISFGFTTSASPVVFLVGLWMVLTFLLIEARRYRYYDLWIRRVRLLENGYWVPLLRREPVDPDAIRELVSLVERPQIQLSLFSAISTRLNRAYGPILLVLTLTWFVKVYTHPYAPKDVGEFMQRASVGPVPGGVVTVVVGLVVLVFTYIFASSFFTRAPMGELRPLPRGRRAALWESFYRPYATLAPRRRGRRSAAPPPPPPPPSLN
- a CDS encoding hybrid sensor histidine kinase/response regulator encodes the protein MVIPFLQDTPRPVDPVTALLALLEEEGERVVRLWAKRIRAETHELDVPGRDLRAPLRPLVDELVRLLRDRGRDALILWPEVVRSHGARRYDQRFDAEDLAREFKALGEVLLYVYARRNRQRLEPEVATFMVELVGEAHASAQASFTRVLKTEEVRFREAAVMESVLNHVEVGILLAELDGTVSFATPPVSRLIGMPMRAVVGARSHTSLATVLSQVNARHPDGTPFKVADMPFMRALREHGPVRGVLMVVERPGGDEATLELSATPLRQEGDELAGVIQTFTDRTEAANQNKALLSAHDELRRLQDRLLQRTRTQALGQLASGAAHALNNLLNVLRLRITLLRREYNPEHLDSLDRTVGQVGELVARLQEFNVERSEEHLHDVQVDAMVREALELARGELEQREHPVTVELRLGSPGAVRADPGFFRELVVNLLLAERERLGDGGGRVVIQTRAEPGGQGMLRVEDAGTPYSAGELTRMFDPLNRDVGAPQLSLLLAVAREQVRRWGGELTVENLAGRPGAAFVVRMPLVRSAQEREEDERLAGDGFGMAGPRRFQRTRRVLVVDDDPDNARMMAELLSEEGYDVKVAPGGEVALKMWDERLYDAALLDAVMPDLSGWEVARELRQRSPHALLAIVTGMDVRGQNRANLALVDAVFRKPIDVGALDDFLGQSDLSSSGSASPSFPG
- a CDS encoding translation initiation factor, which produces MGKRDKKPEAPAPAAPFHNPFASLALNREALPAGPSPSPVKDEPARGPARAVVRMERKGRGGKEVTVVEQLGLPEAEREKWLKALKGALGCGGAVEEDTLVLQGDQRERLPALLEARGVRRVTVG
- a CDS encoding HAD family hydrolase; amino-acid sequence: MSMSPLPAPTAVLFDMDGTLVDNMRFHVQAWVALARSLGLDEAGAPEERFEREFAGKRNEEILPALLGRPMAPEEVTRLAERKEAHYRELYGPHLTPLRGALELLARLRQAGRGLAVATAAPAANRDFVLDGLALRPFFSRVVGAEDVKRGKPSPDIFLATARALGVEPSGCVVFEDAFNGILAARAAGMFAVGVTTLLPEQTLREAGAHWVIPDFASLPEELERWLLHAR
- a CDS encoding isocitrate dehydrogenase (NAD(+)), with the protein product MATPRTVTVINGDGIGPEVMAATLRVLQALEVPLEFEHRDAGAECIAKFGTNLPDATVESVLRNGVALKGPTGTVVGGGMASANVGLRKRLDLYSALRPVKSVPGVKTRYEGVDLVVVRENTESLYAGLEHIIVPGVVESLKIITEKASTRIARFAFEHARKNGRKKVTAVHKANIMKLSDGLFLDCARKVGREFPEIQYEEVIVDNMCMQLVKDPSRYDVLVMENLYGDILSDLCAGLVGGLGLVPGANIGERTAMFEAVHGTAPDIAGKGLANPTALMMSAVMMLDWLDMKDAARRFENALTRVHSEGKARTGDLGGTSSTRDFTDAVIAAL